CAAATGACGTTGTTTCTGCAATTCGGTTTAGTTCATCATTCAATGCACCCACTTCTTGCTGAATCGCTTCACGATCAGACGTGGTATTTGATCCATTTGAAGATTGAAGCGATAAATCACGCATACGTTGCAGAATGTTGGTTGACTCATTCATCGCCCCTTCTGCGGTTTGTGCAATAGAAATACCATCGTTAGCATTACGAACAGCAACATCTAAGCCACGAGATTGTGACGTTAAGCGGTTTGAAATTTGCAAACCAGCCGCATCGTCTTTCGCGCTGTTAATTTTATAGCCAGAAGATAAGCGTTCCATTGATTTATTTACGCCATCTGTTGCATTGTTCAAGTAACGCTGAGCCGTCATCGCTGATACGTTCGTATTTACTGTAATCGACATAGTGGTATCTCCGTTTAGTTTTCCGATTGTTTTCCGGAGTTCGGAAAACTGAGCTTCATTATTCGGTGCTACCAATCCTAACCAGTAGCCCCTGATACTTAATTTAGCGACGGTTAAAAATAAACCTTTATTGTTTTCTTTATAAAATAACCGATTACTTTATGAACCATGATCGTGCTTCAAAGTTTTTAAAATCTGACAGAAAAATAGCTCAAGTTTTAAGCCAACCCGCCAAGTGAACAGTATCTCATTGATATAAAAAGAATCTTTTGAGTACTTTATCAACAAAGGGCGCATTCTCTGTCTTTAGTAAGCGTGCGGGGAACTACACCTTGTCTTTTACATTCCAAGGTAAAAGTGAATCGATATCTGGCGATCCAACACATAAACGATCTAGACAATACCTAATATAATCGTAAGGGATTAATCCGTTTGCCTTTGCTGTTTCTACAATGCTGTAAAGCATTGCACTTGAATCTGCACCAGCCGTTGAACCCGAAAATAACCAGTTTTTCCGGCCGATAACAAACGGTTTAACCGCTCGCTCTGCTCGATTGTTATCAATAGATAACAATCCATCATCAATATAACGAACTAATTTATCCCATTGATTTAATGTATAGCTAATCGCCTCACCTAATTTTGTTTTAGGTGATACTCGACTAACTGCGCTATCAAGCCAATCACGGAGCTCTTTAAGTAAATCGCGGGCTTCTGTCTGCCTAGCAACATACTTGGCTTCAGGGGAAGCCTCTTTTAATAACGATTCGATCCGGTATAGCTTTTGGATTTTACTCAATACCCAATCTGCACTCCCTGTTTTCCCTTTTACTTGAACACGTTGAGCCCTCAATAAATCGTCGACGTGCGTGTGCCCAACAGCCAACTAAAATCGCTTCAGTTTGTTCATAACCTTGGTAACCATCGGTATGTAAATACCCGTTATAACCTTTTAAAAAGTTAACTGGATGGTAGCCATGCCTGCTAGATTGATAATCATAAAGTACAATTCCAGGCAAAACACCAGAGCCTGGAGAATCATAGCCAGAGCAGTAGACCCACATATAACATTTTGCTTTTTCAACATCCAACACATTTACCGTTGTTTCATCACAATGCAGAGTGGGTTGTTCAAGCAAAATACGATGTAACTCGTTATTAAGAGGGGTAAATAGTACCGAGCATTTTATTAACCAATCCGCCATCGTTCGCCGTCCAATAATGATACCCCATTGCTGAAATAACGTTTCTTGACGATAAAGTGGAAGACTGTATTGAAATTTAGCCGTAATAATTTGAGCAAGTAAACTTGCGGTCGCAATCCCTTTAGGGATTGGTGACGCTGGCATTGGGGCTTGTTTAATGTCTACTGAAGTATTGTTTTTTTCACAATTTCGGCAAGCATATTTAGGACGAACATGTTGAATAACTTCCACTTTAGCTGGTACAAATTCCAACTTTTCACTGATGTCTTTACCCATCGCATGCATCTCTAGACCGCAACACTTACAAGTTTTATCTTTTATGTCGTGGATAATAACAGTACGCGGTAAGTCTTCAGGTAAGCGTTGGCGTTTTGGCTTTTGACGAGTGTAGGTAATCGTTTGTGTGTCATCATTTTCAATGATGATTTCTTCTTCTGTTTCATTGAATAAATCAAATTGAGTCGAGTCAGATTCACTGCTTTTACCAAAGCGCTGATGTTGAGCCAGTCGAAATTGCTCTAGAAGACGGTTATATTTATTTTCAAGCTGAAGCACAAGTGCTTTCAGCTCGTCAATGGTATCAGGAAGTGGTTTTATTTTATCAATCATGTAGATGACTATATAACGATAATACAGGTAATCAATCGGTTGCCTCCTATTCTTGACTGAGAATCAACTATTTAAAGGGTTGTTTGATAATGTACCGGTTGATGTCCTAAGATATCAAAACCTTGTAATAGCAGTGTCAGTTGCTGCTCTGATAATGCTAACGTATCGTTATTTATATTTCGTGGCCATTTGAAGCGGTCTTCATCTAATCGCTTGTACCATAAAGCGAATCCTGTTTTATCCCAATACAATATTTTGAGTTTATCACGAGGCTTATTGCAAAATATAAATAGAGCATCACTAAACGGTGATAGTTGCATTTCTTGCTCAACAATCACGACAAGGCCATTAATGGCCTTGCGAAAATCGACAAAATCACGATGAAGATAAATGGTGGAAACATCAGTAAATAACCTGAATTCTGGATAAGGCTGAACTAATTGCCCACCTAACGATCAGATCTTTCGACCAAGAATTATTTGAACGTATTTTAAAAGGTGGGCAAGATGAATAAATTAGTTGATATATTTTGTGATGTCGATGATTTTTGTTATCAATTCTTATCTCAATGGGAAAAATACCTTGTTGAGGCTAGTGAGAGAAAAAGAAAACGTCAGTCAGTAATGTCTACTAGTGAATGTATGACTATTGTCATCGCTTTTCATCAATCAAATCATAGAGATTTCAAGAACTTCTATATCGGGTTAGTTCATCAATATTGGAAAGGATACTTTCCAAATTTACTTAGCTAACCTGAATTCTGGATAAGGCTGAACTAATTGCCCACCTAACGATCAGATCTTTCGACCAAGAATTATTTGAACGTATTTTAAAAGGTGGGCAAGATGAATAAATTAGTTGATATATTTTGTGATGTCGATGATTTTTGTTATCAATTCTTATCTCAATGGGAAAAATACCTTGTTGAGGCTAGTGAGAGAAAAAGAAAACGTCAGTCAGTAATGTCTACTAGTGAATGTATGACTATTGTCATCGCTTTTCATCAATCAAATCATAGAGATTTCAAGAACTTCTATATCGGGTTAGTTCATCAATATTGGAAAGGATACTTTCCAAATTTACTTAGCTACACTCGATTTGTGAGCAAAATGCCTAGCCTAATCGCCCCAATGTGTGCCTATTTTCAATCTATCAAAGGTAAGCCGACTGGCATTGCTTTTGTTGACTCCACGAGTCTTAAAGTATGCCATAACATTCGAATTCCTCGCCATAAAGTCTTTGATGGTGTTGCGAAAAGAGGAAAAGGTACCATGGGATGGTTTTTCGGCTTCAAACTTCATTTATTGATTAACCATCTTGGAGAAATTATTTCGCTGAAAATCACAGCTGGCAATGTAAATGATAGGACTCCTGTACCTGATTTATGCAAAGAACTCTCGGGGAAATTGTACGCTGATAAAGGGTACATAGGTAAAAAGTTGAGTGAGAGCTTAAAGAACTCTGATGTCGATTTAGTGACTACCTCGCGAAAAAACATGAAAGCAAAAGAGATAAGTGCTTTTGATAAGGCTATGTTATCAAAGAGATACATTATCGAAACGATAAATGACCAATTGAAGAATATCTCTCAAATTGAACATAGCCGTCATCGTAGCGTGACTGGTTTCATGCTAAATGTAATTTCAGGCGTTGTGGCTTATTGTTTAAAAAAACAAAAGCCACGAATTAAGCTATCAGAATGTGAATTTGAACTAATCCTCGCTTAAAGCATGTTTTATCCAGAATTCAGGTTAGCTACACTCGATTTGTGAGCAAAATGCCTAGCCTAATCGCCCCAATGTGTGCCTATTTTCAATCTATCAAAGGTAAGCCGACTGGCATTGCTTTTGTTGACTCCACGAGTCTTAAAGTATGCCATAACATTCGAATTCCTCGCCATAAAGTCTTTGATGGTGTTGCGAAAAGAGGAAAAGGTACCATGGGATGGTTTTTCGGCTTCAAACTTCATTTATTGATTAACCATCTTGGAGAAATTATTTCGCTGAAAATCACAGCTGGCAATGTAAATGATAGGACTCCTGTACCTGATTTATGCAAAGAACTCTCGGGGAAATTGTACGCTGATAAAGGGTACATAGGTAAAAAGTTGAGTGAGAGCTTAAAGAACTCTGATGTCGATTTAGTGACTACCTCGCGAAAAAACATGAAAGCAAAAGAGATAAGTGCTTTTGATAAGGCTATGTTATCAAAGAGATACATTATCGAAACGATAAATGACCAATTGAAGAATATCTCTCAAATTGAACATAGCCGTCATCGTAGCGTGACTGGTTTCATGCTAAATGTAATTTCAGGCGTTGTGGCTTATTGTTTAAAAAAACAAAAGCCACGAATTAAGCTATCAGAATGTGAATTTGAACTAATCCTCGCTTAAAGCATGTTTTATCCAGAATTCAGGTTAAATACATTCATGATTGATACCCTTTTAATAAGAGTCCTATCCAGTGAGGTTCAGTATTAGCTGGCAATGTTAATCGCAATTTTCCGATAGAAAGTTGAATATCTGGTAATTGTGGAGTGGCGATGATAGTTGATGTTAACGCTTCTACTTTCAAGAAAGTAGAAGCGTTAATCTTTTGTTTCCATCGTGCTTTACGTGCACTAAATGTCTTTGGCAGAATATTATGGTTACGACAAAATTCAGCGGCACTAAGCTTGCTAGATTGCTGAGATTCAAATAGAGCGTGCCATTGCTCTGGTGTTCTCTTTTTATCTTTTTGCATAATTACGTTCTCGTTAAATGAAAGATCGTAAGATACGCATAATGAATTTTATTTGTTAGGTGTAGTTCCCCGCACGCTTACTGTCTTTAAACGTCACTTACCTTTTCTCTAGGCGAAAAAAAACCAGCTCAATGCTGGTTTAATAAAAAGAGAAAAGACATTCACTCTCTCATTAGCCTAATAATTTTAATGCAATGTCAGGAGATTGCTTTGCTTGCGCTAATATTGTCGAACTTACCTGTTGTAAGATCTGTGCTTTCATCATTTCTACGGTTTCTTTTGCAAAGTCCGTGTCTTCAATTCGACTATTTGACGAAGCAATATTCTCATGAATATTATTTAAGTTATTAATTGCATGACCAAATCGATTCTGAAATGCCCCTAATGTCGCTCGCTCTTGATCAACAAAACCCAATGCCGCATCTAAGGTCGCAATCGCTTTTTGTGAACCACCAACACTGGTCAAATCTAAATCATTCACCGTATCAAAAACAGCACCACCAACCGCTAACTCGGCGGATAAGGTTCCACCAAACGTCACAGCACTGGATACCAAGTCCCCCGCTGTAAATAACTGCAGTTGCCCGTTATCATCAACAGACGCTTGAACCGTATCATTTTGCCCATTAATGTAAGTGGCTAGCTCTTCAATATCATCACCCGCTTTCGCTTCAATCGTGATCTCTTGTGCTTTGCCTTCTTTATCATTAAAAGACAGGGTTAACGTTTGACGGCCTTCTGGCACTGTCCACCCTTTGTTTAATTGGTTTTGAGAGGTGTAATTAAAACCGCCCATCGCTAATGTATCTGATCGCATGCTGCCTAGCGTGAGCTGAACTGCTTCACCTGCGTTAGCGCCAATTTGAAATGTCGACGTACCAAATTGACCATTCAATAAACGGCGACCACCAAAAGACGTTGTTTCAGCAATACGATTAAGCTCATCGTTTAATGCGTCTGACTCTTCTTGAATCGCTTGTCTATCTTGAAGGGCATTAGACCCATTCGACGATTGCAAAGCCAAATCGCGCATGCGTTGGAGGATATTGGTGCTTTCATTCATTGCACCTTCCGCCGTTTGAGCAATAGAAATACCATCATTCGCATTACGAACGGCAACATCTAACCCACTCATCTGCGCTTGCAATCGATTCGATATCTGCAAACCGGCGGCATCATCTTTCGCGCTATTAATACGCTTGCCGGATGAGAGGCGCTCCATTGACTGATTTAAATGGTCGGTTGCTTGATTTAAATATCGCTGTGCCGTCATTGCAGACACATTGGTGTTTACCGTTACAGACATAACAATCTCTTAATGAATTTTTATCTTAATAAGTATATCGGCCTAAATACTCAAAGCTTAACTGATATTTTGATGCTGACAGCGCTCACTACTTTCTATTTGATAATAGCGAGGATCAATACCTTCACTTTTCAATAGTTTAATAAGTGCAGGATCTGAACACCCTTCACCTAAGTAGTGTTTCAAATCCTTTTTTGATGAGTGTTTCACTTTGTATTTAGGCACATTAAAGCACGAACCATACCCTTGAATATGACTGTTGTCAGGGGTAATCCCTTTCTCTTCAAAATAGGAGACGACGCTAGAATCAATGCATGACTTTGCTAAAATAAACGAATCAGAATTGGAAACAGATAAAGAAGAATACTGCGGTTGAACACTTAATGCAGAAAAAGGCAGAGAACTTAATAATAAAAAACGTAAGAATGAATTCACAACATGACCTTACTTAAATAAATAGACAGTAAGTCATCGACCGTTGTGTGATTTTCTAAATAAAATAGGGTGAAATTTGAGGGAAAGCCCCTTGCGGGGCATAAAGCTAGGTTGGTTTTTTATGAGGAGATCTGTGAGAAGAACCACAAAAAACCAGTTACCTAAAGCTTGCCAACAATCAGTTGAACAAGAGGTTGATGAGAGATGAGAGCACCTCTTGTTCAATCTTAATGACTGTTGTTCGTTACTATTACTGCAGTAATTTTAGTGCAGCGTTTGGTAACTGTTTCGCTTGAGCAAGAATAGACGTACTAGACTGCTGAAGGATTTGTGCTTTTGTCATGTTTGTTGTTTCTTTAGCAAAATCAGTATCTTTGATTCGGCTGTTAGAAGCAGACACATTCTCTTGAATGTTAGACAAGTTGTTGATGCTGTGACCTAGACGGTTTTGTTTCGCACCTAAATCAGCACGTTCACGGTCAATGTAAGCAAGCGCTGAATCGATAACACCGATAGACACTTGTGCATCACCAACAGACGTTACGTCCAGTTTATCAACCGTTGCTTTAGTACCAACGCCGCCAGCTAAACCTAGCTCTGAAGCAAGATTACCAGAAACCGCTAATTCACCTTCAATTGATGGTTCAGCAACAAACAGTTGCAGTTTACCTTCATCACCAACAGACGCAGAGATCTTGTCTGATTGACCATTGATGTACGTTGCTAGCTCTTCAATGTCATCGCCTGCTTTAGCATTGATATTGATAGAAACCGCTTCGCCTTTCTTCGTAGTAAACTCAAGTTTTAAGTCGTTTTTACCCGTTTCAACGTTCCACTCAGCTGTTTTTCCGTTTTCAGAAACAAAACGCTGACCGCCCATGCTGTCGTCGTCAGAACGTACAGATGGCAGTTTAATAAGAATAGCTTCGCCTGAGTTTGCACCAATTTGGAATGCAGATTCACCAAACTGACCATTAAGTAGTCGACGACCACCAAATGACGTTGTTTCAGCGATACGGTTTAATTCATCAGATAGCGCGTGTACTTCTTCTTGGATTGAAGAACGATCTTGGTTTGAATTAGAACCATTTGCCGCTTGCAATGACAAGTCACGCATACGTTGAAGGATGTTTGTCGATTCATTCATCGCACCTTCAGCCGTTTGAGCGATAGAAATACCATCGTTCGCATTACGCATAGCAACATCAAGACCACGAGTCTGAGCTGTTAAACGGTTAGAAATTTGTAGACCAGCAGCGTCATCTTTTGCGCTGTTGATTTTAGTACCTGAAGACAAACGCTCCATTGAATTATTTAGATCATTTGTTGCGTTATTCAAGTAACGCTGTGCAGTCATCGCAGCTACGTTAGTATTTACATTTACAGCCATGGTTGCTCTCCTTCGGCTTCGTTTTCACGAAATCAATTTCTGCTCTATTCAGAAATATTTAAAATTCATAGTTAATATTAGCCACAATTGGCCAATGATTATCAATGTCACAAATTCATATTCGTACTCATACCAAAATCAGTAGAAATACAATTAAGGACTAACATACAAAAGCAAAGCTTCGAACTCTACTTTGCAACTGCTATGCCACTATTTACCATTGGCAAACTGTGAACTACTCAGTCATAGTTATTAGATAGCATAAGATGTGCCAGTTTTATCAAAAAAAGGAAGTAATACGAAAATAAACTGACAATTAATTTGTTTTCAATGACTTAATCAATACAATTTTCATGGTCATCATTAGAGAGTAAGGTTATCACTCTTTCTTTTAGTAAAAAATTACGTGTATTTAATCACGGAATTTCTCATTTACGCGGCAACAAAATTAATGAAGCGGCAACGATATTCCCATGCAAAAAACTGATAATTCAATCAGTTAGCAATCAATAAAAAAGCCCAGTATTTCTACTGGGCTTTTTTATTTCAAATGAATGTCCGTTACACGTAATTAAATAAAGTAATGTCTTTTACTTTACCAAACGCTTGCTGTGAAGCTTGAAGCGCACGGGTGTTTTCATTAAATTCAATCACTGCTTGAGCGTAATCAAGATCTTCTATTGAGCTTAATGATTTTGAAATTGTTAAATCAAAATCTTGATGTTGTGATTCTTGTTGGTCAAGTGTGTTCTGTCTCGTACCTACTTCTGCTCTTGCTTGGCTTAAATGAATAAACGCCGCATGAAACTCTTCAGTCACTTGATGTAATTCAGCCGTGCTAGACGCATCTGAAACATCTTTCATTGATAGTTCTTGTGCTTTTTTAAACGCATCAAAAATGCTGATGGTTTTCTTTGGTTCTAATGTAATGGCATCGCCCGCTTTTAATTGCCCACGAACCTGAATATCAACGCCTTCGTATTTAATCCCTTCTGCTGGATTAAATTGGGCACTTTTTACGACACTGCCATCTTGAGATAACTGGTAATTGTATTGCCCATTGTCTGCAGCACTAAAAGCGACTTGGTACGTTGACGTGTCGGTGTAATCCATATTTTTTGCTTTTGACAGCAATAACTCGGACCCTTCTTGAAGTGCATATTGTGGGTCGTAATCACCAAATGGATTTTTAATCTCAGTAAACAGTTTATTACCTGCATCATTTACAGCAACTTCAATTGAACCTGACACTTTTAAGTTACGTTGGTAGTCATCACCCGCGTAGGTCACTGTTCCATCATTTGCTCTAAAAAAAGGCTGAGTTTTTGATTTAGTTCCTGAGAATAAGTAATTGCCTGATTCATCTAACATATTGGTTAGATTTAAAAAGTTATCAGCAATCCCTTTAATGTCTTGGGCGTGAGCATAGCGGTCTTCTGGTGCAAGAGAACCGTTAATCATTTCCATAACACTACGTTTAGCATCATCGGCAAATTGCTCAG
The Aliivibrio salmonicida LFI1238 genome window above contains:
- a CDS encoding flagellin, with product MSVTVNTNVSAMTAQRYLNQATDHLNQSMERLSSGKRINSAKDDAAGLQISNRLQAQMSGLDVAVRNANDGISIAQTAEGAMNESTNILQRMRDLALQSSNGSNALQDRQAIQEESDALNDELNRIAETTSFGGRRLLNGQFGTSTFQIGANAGEAVQLTLGSMRSDTLAMGGFNYTSQNQLNKGWTVPEGRQTLTLSFNDKEGKAQEITIEAKAGDDIEELATYINGQNDTVQASVDDNGQLQLFTAGDLVSSAVTFGGTLSAELAVGGAVFDTVNDLDLTSVGGSQKAIATLDAALGFVDQERATLGAFQNRFGHAINNLNNIHENIASSNSRIEDTDFAKETVEMMKAQILQQVSSTILAQAKQSPDIALKLLG
- the flgL gene encoding flagellar hook-associated protein FlgL, translating into MLNRISSFHNYQSVQNDISRQEVKLHHNSAQLASGKKLLTAGDDPVAALYAQNLTQKKEELRQYSDTIVLARNRLERHEVAIANAEQFADDAKRSVMEMINGSLAPEDRYAHAQDIKGIADNFLNLTNMLDESGNYLFSGTKSKTQPFFRANDGTVTYAGDDYQRNLKVSGSIEVAVNDAGNKLFTEIKNPFGDYDPQYALQEGSELLLSKAKNMDYTDTSTYQVAFSAADNGQYNYQLSQDGSVVKSAQFNPAEGIKYEGVDIQVRGQLKAGDAITLEPKKTISIFDAFKKAQELSMKDVSDASSTAELHQVTEEFHAAFIHLSQARAEVGTRQNTLDQQESQHQDFDLTISKSLSSIEDLDYAQAVIEFNENTRALQASQQAFGKVKDITLFNYV
- the tnpB gene encoding IS66 family insertion sequence element accessory protein TnpB (TnpB, as the term is used for proteins encoded by IS66 family insertion elements, is considered an accessory protein, since TnpC, encoded by a neighboring gene, is a DDE family transposase.), with the translated sequence MYLHRDFVDFRKAINGLVVIVEQEMQLSPFSDALFIFCNKPRDKLKILYWDKTGFALWYKRLDEDRFKWPRNINNDTLALSEQQLTLLLQGFDILGHQPVHYQTTL
- the tnpA gene encoding IS66 family insertion sequence element accessory protein TnpA, whose amino-acid sequence is MQKDKKRTPEQWHALFESQQSSKLSAAEFCRNHNILPKTFSARKARWKQKINASTFLKVEALTSTIIATPQLPDIQLSIGKLRLTLPANTEPHWIGLLLKGYQS
- a CDS encoding flagellin codes for the protein MAVNVNTNVAAMTAQRYLNNATNDLNNSMERLSSGTKINSAKDDAAGLQISNRLTAQTRGLDVAMRNANDGISIAQTAEGAMNESTNILQRMRDLSLQAANGSNSNQDRSSIQEEVHALSDELNRIAETTSFGGRRLLNGQFGESAFQIGANSGEAILIKLPSVRSDDDSMGGQRFVSENGKTAEWNVETGKNDLKLEFTTKKGEAVSININAKAGDDIEELATYINGQSDKISASVGDEGKLQLFVAEPSIEGELAVSGNLASELGLAGGVGTKATVDKLDVTSVGDAQVSIGVIDSALAYIDRERADLGAKQNRLGHSINNLSNIQENVSASNSRIKDTDFAKETTNMTKAQILQQSSTSILAQAKQLPNAALKLLQ
- a CDS encoding IS982-like element ISVsa6 family transposase; the encoded protein is MNKLVDIFCDVDDFCYQFLSQWEKYLVEASERKRKRQSVMSTSECMTIVIAFHQSNHRDFKNFYIGLVHQYWKGYFPNLLSYTRFVSKMPSLIAPMCAYFQSIKGKPTGIAFVDSTSLKVCHNIRIPRHKVFDGVAKRGKGTMGWFFGFKLHLLINHLGEIISLKITAGNVNDRTPVPDLCKELSGKLYADKGYIGKKLSESLKNSDVDLVTTSRKNMKAKEISAFDKAMLSKRYIIETINDQLKNISQIEHSRHRSVTGFMLNVISGVVAYCLKKQKPRIKLSECEFELILA